TTCGACTGACATAGGCAGACGGTGGATCTCATCGATAAAGAGGACATCGCCCGGCTCTAGATCATTAAGAATCGCTACCAAATCACCGGCCTTTTCAATGACAGGACCGGAAGTCTGCTTGAGATTGACGCCCAGTTCATTGGCAATGACAAAAGCCATGGTGGTTTTCCCAAGTCCCGGAGGGCCAAAAAGAAGAACATGATCCAGCGCTTCATCCCGAAGCTTAGCCGCCTCAATAAAGATTTTCAGCTGGTCCTTGACCTTATCTTGACCAATATATTCATGTAAATATTGCGGGCGCAGCGTCCGTTCAACAGCCTCTTCATCGCCCATGATTTCATTGTCTAAAATTCTACTCATACAGTCTATTATAGCAAAAAATGATACCTTCGGTACCACAAATAGAATGTGTTTTTTAAAGATCCTAGTTCTCACTAGCGTTCGAACTGCGTCAACGTACCTAAGCTCACTAACGTTTGCTAAGGTACGTAGAAAAAGCCACCGGTTTTGGTGGCTCTTATAGGGAGATTATTATGAAAAAGTTTTAGGAGTTTTATCATTCAAAGTTAGGAGGTTTTTGATGATGGTATTAGTATACAATAGGAAGCTTAAACTTTCCTTATAGTTTTTCTAGAATTTTTTTCGAGAAAAAGAGGAGGTCTCAAGCAAGAATTTCACATCCTTGTTTGACCACTCCCCTTTCCTCCTTATTTTTTAGCGATGGCATGGTAGCTAGTCTTGCTGGTGAAGACTTGACCTGCTCTCAAGATGACCTTTTCAGCTTGGTCACTGTGAATGGCATCTGGCACTGTTTGGAATTCTAGAGCCAAGCCATTGTGCTGAACCATTGGTTGGCCTTGCAGATGAACAGTTTCGTCTACGAAATTGGCTGAATACACTACCAAGGCTGGGGCTTCTGACTTAAAGGTCAAAAAACGTCCAGATGGCTGATGGTAAAGAAAGCCAGCATTTTCATGCCCTTCTGGAAGAGCAAATGGATGGTCTAATCCTTCTACCAGGCGAATTTGCGGATCAGAGTCCTTAAAAAGATCCTCCAAGAGCATAGCTTGATAGAGATGCTGAACAACCGGACTTTCTCTATCCACGGTCTGGAGAGGGACGCCATCGGGATGGATAGGATAAAGCCCTTGATGGTTGATCTGAAAGACATGGTCATTGATCGGTTGGGTGAAGTTCCCAGATAGGTTGAAATAACTGTGGTTGGTCGGGTTGACCAAGGTATCTTGATCCGTTTCTACCCGATAGGCAATCTCAAGTTCACCATCTTCCGTCAAACCATAGGTTACCCAGATCTTGAGATTTCCAGGGAAACCGCCGGTACCATCTGCACGCTCTGTGTACAGGGTAATTTCCTGATCCGTTACCG
The DNA window shown above is from Streptococcus sp. S1 and carries:
- a CDS encoding aldose epimerase family protein, encoding MKQYQESVFGEWQNKEVRAYRFENDLGYQLSVMTYGATILEYVTPDKEDQFTNIILGFDRFEDYVGNSPKYGASIGPVAGRIAGSSFELNGQSYHLEANNGTNCNHSGPTGWDSALFSVESVTDQEITLYTERADGTGGFPGNLKIWVTYGLTEDGELEIAYRVETDQDTLVNPTNHSYFNLSGNFTQPINDHVFQINHQGLYPIHPDGVPLQTVDRESPVVQHLYQAMLLEDLFKDSDPQIRLVEGLDHPFALPEGHENAGFLYHQPSGRFLTFKSEAPALVVYSANFVDETVHLQGQPMVQHNGLALEFQTVPDAIHSDQAEKVILRAGQVFTSKTSYHAIAKK